Proteins from a single region of Corylus avellana chromosome ca11, CavTom2PMs-1.0:
- the LOC132166455 gene encoding pollen receptor-like kinase 3: MAAVRPLFLLLFFFFLFPLRSLSLDSDNQALLALKQSFTHSDALTSWLPNSSPCSAKWFGVICFDGSITGLHLTGLALSGNIDVNALAQLRGLRTISFVNNSFTGQIPQFHTLGALKSLLLTGNQFSGQIPADYFSNLTSLKKVWLSYNQFTGTIPESVTHLSHLIELHFEHNKLTGRIPPMKQTSLKQLDLSHNMLEGEIPQSLSIFDQNSFKGNEGLCGKPLLKVCTENDNETALTPMPADDDDNNKNDHKNDTALVLLFFAIVAFLFMFFACGTCSKRRDDEFSVLGREKMADDPVVQVHVPSSNRSRATADYSSRKGDSKKGSTNNNGKSGISDLIMVNNDRGAFGLPDLMKAAAEVLGNGGLGSAYRATMANGLSVVVKRMREMNRLQKDGFDEQMMWFGRLRHRNILTPLAYHFRREEKLLVSEYIPKGSLLYLLHGDRGISHAELNWPTRLKIIKGIARGMGFLHTEFACYDVPHGNLKSSNVLLGEDYEPLLSDYAFNPLINTTQAMQALFAYKSPEYAKYQQLSPKSDVYCLGIIILEILSGKFPSQYHNNGKGGIDVVQWVLTAMSENREEEVIDPEMASSTNSVKQMLQLLQIGAACIESNPEQRLDMREAIRRIEGAQV; the protein is encoded by the exons ATGGCCGCTGTTCGCCCTCTctttctcctcctcttcttcttctttctcttccctcTCCGCTCCCTCTCCCTCGACTCCGACAACCAGGCTCTCCTCGCACTCAAGCAATCCTTCACCCATTCTGACGCCTTGACTTCCTGGCTTCCCAACTCCTCTCCCTGCTCCGCCAAGTGGTTTGGTGTCATTTGTTTCGACGGTTCCATCACCGGCCTCCATCTCACCGGTTTAGCCCTCTCCGGAAACATCGACGTCAACGCTTTAGCTCAACTCCGCGGCCTTCGAACCATAAGCTTCGTCAACAACTCATTCACTGGTCAGATCCCCCAATTTCACACCCTTGGCGCTCTCAAGTCTCTCTTATTAACCGGCAACCAGTTCTCCGGCCAGATTCCCGCCGATTACTTTTCCAATCTCACTTCCTTGAAGAAAGTCTGGCTCTCTTACAACCAATTCACCGGAACCATACCGGAATCTGTCACCCATCTATCCCATCTCATAGAACTCCATTTCGAGCACAACAAACTAACGGGCCGCATCCCTCCTATGAAACAAACCTCGTTGAAACAACTTGATTTGTCGCACAACATGTTGGAAGGTGAAATCCCTCAGAGCTTGTCCATATTCGACCAGAATTCGTTTAAAGGGAATGAAGGGCTCTGCGGAAAGCCCCTGCTCAAGGTTTGCACAGAGAATGATAATGAAACAGCATTAACGCCAATGCCTGccgatgatgatgataataataaaaacgaTCACAAAAACGACACCGCCTTAGTGCTTTTGTTCTTTGCCATTGTAGCTTTTCTCTTCATGTTCTTTGCGTGCGGGACTTGCTCGAAGCGCAGGGACGACGAATTCAGCGTGCTCGGTAGAGAGAAAATGGCAGACGACCCGGTTGTCCAAGTGCACGTGCCGAGCTCGAATCGGAGCAGGGCGACGGCGGACTACTCGAGCCGGAAAGGGGATTCGAAGAAAGGGTCAACCAATAATAATGGAAAGAGCGGGATAAGTGATCTTATCATGGTGAATAATGACAGGGGTGCGTTTGGGTTGCCGGATTTGATGAAGGCGGCAGCGGAGGTGCTCGGGAACGGCGGGTTGGGGTCGGCCTATAGGGCGACGATGGCTAATGGGTTGTCTGTGGTGGTGAAGAGGATGAGGGAGATGAATAGGTTGCAGAAAGATGGGTTTGATGAACAGATGATGTGGTTTGGAAGACTAAGGCACCGGAATATCTTGACCCCTTTGGCTTACCATTTCCGGCGAGAGGAGAAGCTCTTGGTCTCTGAATACATTCCCAAAGGCAGCTTATTATATCTTTTACACG GTGATCGTGGAATTAGTCATGCGGAGCTGAATTGGCCTACACGTCTGAAGATTATCAAAGGAATTGCACGTGGAATGGGGTTCCTCCACACTGAGTTTGCTTGTTATGATGTGCCCCACGGAAATCTAAAGTCCAGCAATGTTCTTCTGGGTGAAGATTATGAGCCACTCCTAAGTGACTACGCATTTAATCCACTCATCAACACCACACAAGCAATGCAAGCATTGTTCGCCTATAAATCCCCTGAATACGCAAAATACCAGCAACTGTCTCCAAAGTCTGATGTTTATTGCCTAGGGATCATCATTCTTGAAATCCTTTCCGGGAAATTCCCCTCTCAATATCATAACAATGGAAAGGGTGGCATTGATGTTGTGCAATGGGTGCTAACGGCGATGTCAGAAAACAGAGAGGAAGAAGTGATCGATCCGGAGATGGCGAGCAGCACAAATTCAGTCAAGCAGATGCTGCAGCTCCTCCAAATCGGGGCTGCTTGCATTGAAAGTAATCCAGAGCAACGGCTAGACATGAGGGAAGCCATTAGAAGGATAGAAGGTGCACAAGTTTAA
- the LOC132166101 gene encoding photosystem I chlorophyll a/b-binding protein 6, chloroplastic, with protein sequence MALAIASPALTSFPTREFHRRIFPSGKLTTCLPGRSLLANATKGVSSVCQPLPPDRPLWFPGSSPPEWLDGSLPGDFGFDPLGLGSDPETLKWFAQAELMHGRWAMLAAAGILIPECLERLGYVKNFSWYDAGTREYFADQTTLFVVQMALMGWVEGRRWADMLNPGCVDIEPKLPHKKNPKPDVGYPGGLWFDPIMWGRGSPEPVMVLRTKEIKNGRLAMLAFVGFLFQAIYTGEDPIENLMAHIADPGHCNIFSAFTSH encoded by the exons ATGGCGCTAGCCATTGCCTCTCCTGCATTGACAAGCTTCCCGACAAG AGAATTTCATCGAAGGATTTTCCCATCTGGAAAATTAACAACTTGCTTACCTGGGAGGTCCCTCCTTGCGAATGCAACAAAAGGGGTGTCAAGCGTTTGTCAACCACTTCCTCCGGATAGGCCCTTGTGGTTTCCAGGCAGCTCACCTCCTGAATGGCTCGAtggcag TCTCCCTGGCGATTTTGGCTTCGACCCACTTGGATTAG GATCTGATCCAGAGACACTTAAATGGTTTGCCCAAGCTGAGCTAATGCATGGCAGATGGGCAATGCTGGCAGCGGCTGGAATTCTGATTCCAGAATGTCTTGAAAGATTAGGCTATGTTAAGAACTTCTCATGGTATGATGCTGGTACTAGAGAATACTTTGCAGACCAAACAACCTTATTTGTTGTGCAGATGGCCTTGATGGGTTGGGTGGAAGGCAGAAGATGGGCGGATATGCTTAATCCAGGGTGTGTTGACATTGAGCCTAAATTACCACATAAGAAGAACCCAAAGCCGGATGTTGGTTACCCTGGTGGCCTGTGGTTTGACCCCATCATGTGGGGGAGAGGGTCCCCTGAGCCTGTGATGGTGTTGAGGACCAAGGAGATCAAGAACGGGCGTCTTGCTATGCTTGCTTTTGTAGGTTTCTTGTTCCAAGCCATTTATACAGGGGAAGACCCTATTGAGAACTTGATGGCTCACATTGCAGATCCTGGTCACTGCAACATTTTTTCG GCTTTCACATCACACTGA
- the LOC132165513 gene encoding probable polygalacturonase: MVEILPLGRFSHQRLEWKRWVPAFMSSHKTLFMVLWIAAFASVFVWQRNIVDGFWVFGRAQMKPMPRLRPVAFNLTDFGGVGDGVTVNTEAFERAVSAISKLGKRGGAQLNVPPGRWLTAPFNLTSHMTLFLAEDAEILGIQDEKYWPLMPPLPSYGYGREHPGPRYGSLIHGQNLKDVTITGHNGTINGQGQTWWKKYRQKVLNHTRGPLVQIMWSSDILISNITLRDSPFWTLHPYDCKNVTIRNVTILAPIFEAPNTDGIDPDSCEDMVIEDCYISVGDDGIAIKSGWDQYGIAYGRPSMNILIRNLVVRSMVSAGISIGSEMSGGVSNVTVENLLVWGSRRAVRIKTAPGRGGYVRQITYRNLTFDNVRVGIVIKTDYNEHPDDGYDRKALPVLEDISFTGVHGQGVRVPVRIHGSEEIPVRNVTFRDMSVGLTYKKKHIFQCAFVEGRVIGTIFPAPCENLDRYDEQERLVKRSFAQNITDIDYDF; this comes from the exons ATGGTGGAGATCTTACCGCTAGGGCGGTTCAGCCACCAGAGACTGGAATGGAAGCGGTGGGTACCGGCGTTCATGTCCTCCCACAAGACCCTCTTCATGGTGCTTTGGATCGCCGCCTTTGCCTCGGTTTTCGTGTGGCAGAGGAACATCGTGGACGGATTCTGGGTGTTCGGGCGTGCCCAGATGAAGCCCATGCCGAGGCTGAGGCCTGTGGCATTCAATCTGACGGACTTTGGAGGGGTCGGCGATGGGGTCACTGTGAACACCGAGGCCTTTGAGAGAGCAGTCTCGGCGATCTCCAAGTTGGGGAAGCGAGGTGGTGCCCAGCTCAATGTGCCTCCTGGGCGGTGGCTTACGGCGCCGTTTAATCTCACTAGCCATATGACTCTGTTCCTTGCTGAGGATGCTGAAATACTTGGAATTCAG GATGAGAAGTATTGGCCGTTGATGCCTCCTTTGCCTTCATATGGGTATGGGAGAGAGCATCCTGGACCTCGGTATGGGAGTTTGATTCATGGTCAAAATCTCAAAGATGTCACTATTACAG GGCATAATGGTACCATAAATGGACAGGGTCAAACATGGTGGAAGAAGTATCGCCAAAAGGTCCTTAACCACACTAGGGGCCCTCTTGTTCAGATAATGTGGTCAAGTGACATTCTGATCTCTAATATAACTTTGCGTGATTCTCCTTTTTGGACACTTCATCCATATGACTGCAAGAATGTAACTATCAGAAATGTTACAATCTTGGCTCCCATATTCGAAGCTCCAAACACTGATGGAATAGATCCAG ATTCATGCGAGGATATGGTGATTGAGGACTGTTACATAAGTGTTGGGGATGATGGAATTGCAATAAAGAGTGGCTGGGATCAGTATGGAATTGCTTATGGACGTCCTTCAATGAATATACTCATCCGAAACCTTGTTGTTCGCTCTATGGTCAG CGCCGGCATATCAATAGGCAGTGAAATGTCTGGTGGTGTATCTAATGTCACTGTGGAAAACCTCCTTGTCTGGGGCTCAAGGCGTGCGGTTCGTATCAAGACTGCCCCTGGTAGAGGTGGATATGTGCGACAAATAACCTACAGAAATCTTACATTTGATAATGTCCGTGTTGGAATTGTCATCAAAACAGATTACAATGAGCACCCTGATGATGGGTATGATCGAAAGGCTCTCCCAGTGCTTGAGGACATTAGTTTCACCGGTGTCCATGGCCAGGGAGTTCGTGTGCCAGTCCGTATCCATGGGAGTGAAGAAATTCCAGTAAGAAATGTGACTTTCCGAGATATGTCAGTGGGGTTGACATACAAAAAGAAGCATATATTCCAGTGTGCCTTTGTTGAAGGTCGTGTAATAGGGACCATCTTCCCTGCTCCTTGTGAGAATCTCGATCGATACGATGAGCAAGAACGGCTTGTTAAACGCTCATTCGCCCAGAATATAACAGACATAGATTATGATTTTTGA
- the LOC132165900 gene encoding protein TIFY 10A: MSSSPEFADLSGQRQAKAPEKHSFSQKCSMLSQYLKEKGSFGDLRLGMTCNIEGNAIPEMYRQTSTMNLFPINEKLCDVSGRTEPACRYFKPADLLPQPAGFSTSIPKEEAPKIAADSRVKRCATAEPEKAQMTIFYGGQVIVFNEFPADKAKEVMMLASKGTSQSHTNNQHAFAKNSVDSTSSVATGTSAVPPNPGNKAIQENVQPPPQPLAGELPIARRASLHRFLEKRKDRVTAKAPYQTGNPGLGAAPTKPAESKAWLGLAAQSPN, translated from the exons ATGTCGAGCTCGCCGGAGTTTGCAGATTTGTCCGGGCAGAGGCAGGCGAAGGCGCCGGAGAAGCACAGCTTCTCGCAGAAGTGTAGCATGCTGAGTCAGTACCTGAAGGAGAAGGGGTCCTTTGGCGATCTCAGACTCGGGATGACATGCAACATCGAAGGAAACG CTATACCTGAGATGTATCGTCAGACATCAACGATGAATTTGTTTCCGATCAATGAGAAACTGTGTGATGTTTCCGGCCGTACCGAGCCGGCCTGTCGGTACTTTAAACCCGCCGATTTGCTCCCTCAACCAGCTGGGTTTTCTACCTCGATTCCAAAAGAAGAGGCCCCAAAGATTGCTGCTGACTCTAG AGTGAAGAGGTGTGCCACAGCAGAGCCTGAAAAAGCCCAGATGACAATATTTTATGGTGGGCAAGTAATCGTATTCAACGAATTTCCAGCTGACAAGGCAAAGGAAGTCATGATGTTAGCAAGCAAGGGAACCTCCCAGAGCCACACCAACAACCAGCATGCCTTTGCCAAGAACTCTGTTGATTCCACCAGTTCAGTCGCCACCGGCACTAGTGCTGTTCCTCCCAATCCTGGCAATAAAGCAATTCAAGAGAACGTTCAACCGCCCCCTCAGCCTCTTGCTGGTG AGTTGCCAATTGCAAGGAGAGCTTCACTCCACCGGTTcttggagaagagaaaagatag GGTCACTGCAAAGGCACCATACCAAACAGGCAACCCAGGACTAGGAGCAGCCCCGACAAAGCCAGCTGAAAGCAAGGCATGGCTCGGCCTGGCTGCCCAGTCACCAAATTAG
- the LOC132165231 gene encoding uncharacterized protein LOC132165231: MTRHPNLTFQKEISKNQISLPVPRSPSRTHHLSSGEFFSHQKSSLTPSLSLPRSPSLSSDEFFGTGEAVRPSQVSIHCLSHSGEAEGSLSPPPVATGTQPDIIHVHEWQAGALPLLYWVMYHYLSLKKPML, encoded by the exons ATGACCCGTCATCCCAACTTGACCTTCCAAAAAGAG atcagtaaaaatcaaatttctcTCCCAGtccctcgctctccctcccgcACTCACCatctctcctccggcgagttcttcAGCCACCAGAAATCCTCCCTCACTCCAtcgctctccctcccgcgctcaccctctctctcctccgaCGAGTTCTTCGGCACCGGCGAAGCTGTCCGTCCGTCGCAAGTTTCCATCcactgtctctctcactccggcgaagccgaaggctctctctctcctccaccggtg GCGACTGGAACACAACCCGATATCATTCATGTCCATGAATGGCAGGCTGGAGCTTTACCACTGCTTTACTGGGTTATGTACCATTATCTCTCACTTAAG aaGCCAATGCTATAA
- the LOC132165902 gene encoding oligouridylate-binding protein 1-like — MQQQRLKQQAMMQQSLYHHPALLAATAPQIEPILSGNLPPGFDSSTCRSVYVGNIHPQVTEPLLQEVFATAGPLEGCKLIRKEKSSYGFVDYFDRRSAAISIVTLNGRHLLGQPIKVNWAYASSQREDTSGHFNIFVGDLSPEVTDATLYACFSVYPSCSDARVMWDQKTGRSRGFGFVSFRNQQEAQGAINDLNGKWLGSRQIRCNWAAKGASANDDKQSLDSKSVVELTNGTSDDGQEKTNDDAPESNPQYTTVYVGNLAPEVTSVDLHRHFHVLGAGIIEDVRVQRDKGFGFVRYSTHAEAALAIQMGNARILYGKPLKCSWGSKPTPPGTASTPLPPPTAVHMPGLSATDLATYERQIALSKIGGAQALMHPQGQYALKQAAMGMGSAGAGQPIYDGSFQGVATTQQLMYYQ; from the exons ATGCAACAGCAGAGGCTCAAACAGCAGGCGATGATGCAGCAGTCACTGTACCACCACCCTGCTCTCTTGGCCGCCACCGCTCCTCAg ataGAGCCTATCTTGAGTGGAAATCTGCCTCCTGGGTTTGATTCAAGTACATGCCGCAGTGT GTATGTAGGAAACATTCATCCACAGGTTACCGAACCCCTCCTCCAAGAAGTTTTCGCAACTGCTGGTCCTCTTGAAGGATGCAAGCTCATCAGGAAGGAGAAA TCATCCTATGGTTTTGTGGACTACTTTGATCGTAGGTCCGCTGCAATTTCTATTGTGACTCTTAATGGGAGGCATCT GTTAGGGCAGCCTATTAAAGTTAACTGGGCATATGCAAGTAGTCAGAGGGAGGATACGTCAG gtcattttaatatttttgttggtGATCTTAGCCCTGAAGTTACTGATGCTACATTATATGCGTGCTTTTCCGTCTATCCTAGTTGTTC AGATGCAAGGGTTATGTGGGATCAGAAAACTGGGCGTTCAAGGGGCTTTggatttgtttcttttaggAATCAGCAG GAAGCCCAGGGTGCAATAAATGACTTAAACG GAAAGTGGCTTGGAAGTAGACAAATTCGATGCAACTGGGCTGCAAAAGGTGCTAGTGCTAATGATGACAAGCAGAGTTTGGACTCAAAAAGTGTTGTTGAGCTAACAAATGGAACATCAG ATGATGGTCAGGAGAAGACTAATGATGATGCTCCTGAGAGCAATCCTCAGTATACCACTGTATATGTGGGCAATCTTGCTCCTGAG GTTACTTCAGTTGATCTCCATCGTCATTTCCATGTCCTTGGTGCTGGAATTATTGAAGATGTTCGTGTGCAAAGAGATAAAGGTTTTGGTTTTGTGAGATATAGTACACATGCTGAAGCAGCTCTGGCTATTCAGATGGGGAATGCTCGGATCCTCTATGGCAAGCCATTAAAG TGCTCATGGGGAAGCAAGCCTACTCCACCGGGGACAGCTTCTACGCCTCTTCCCCCTCCGACTGCTGTACATATGCCAGGTCTTTCAGCTACTGACCTTGCAACCTATGAACGACAAATTGCATTAAGTAAAATTGGGGGTGCACAAGCCCTTATGCATCCACAGGGCCAATATGCCCTTAAGCAGGCAGCCATGGGAATGGGTTCTGCTGGAGCTGGTCAGCCTATTTACGATGGTAGTTTCCAAGGTGTTGCAACTACCCAGCAGCTCATGTACTACCAGTAA